In Risungbinella massiliensis, a single window of DNA contains:
- a CDS encoding amidohydrolase: MRKIAINTTILTLVDGANPIRNSAIGWDRDQICYIGSVPTEEELDTYDQVMDYQGKIVMPGLVNAHGHTAMTLLRGYADDLPLKRWLEEEMWPLEAKMTRESVRAGSALAALEMIESGTTTFLDMYDNMDAVGEVTLQSGLRARLMRGCIGFGSDEIRTAKLQEAYQFAKDWNGEGEGRIRTMMSPHSPYTCDPAYITAFIEKAVELNIPVHTHMSETLAEVEQNVRDYGVRPVEHLRKLGFFNLPSLVAHAVHLTDEELEMLAQFDVKVAHNPESNLKLGSGIARIPDMLQKGMRPALATDGAASNNNLDMLEEVHVAAMIHKGANQDPLAVPAATALAMGTKYGAEALFWSEQIGTLEIGKQADFITFDSTVTHFQPLHDEVSHIVYSASKSDIRDVFVAGKQLMRDREVLTIDKEKVIYEAQLAWKELAK; the protein is encoded by the coding sequence TTGAGAAAGATCGCTATTAATACTACCATTTTAACGCTCGTAGATGGAGCCAATCCAATACGCAATAGCGCCATCGGTTGGGATCGGGATCAGATTTGTTATATTGGTTCAGTGCCAACAGAAGAGGAACTCGATACATATGATCAAGTAATGGATTACCAAGGTAAGATTGTTATGCCAGGACTGGTAAATGCACATGGACATACTGCAATGACTCTCTTACGAGGATATGCTGATGATTTGCCATTGAAACGTTGGCTAGAAGAGGAGATGTGGCCTCTAGAAGCTAAAATGACACGAGAATCGGTTCGTGCTGGGTCTGCTTTGGCGGCACTAGAAATGATTGAATCAGGAACAACTACTTTCCTTGATATGTATGACAACATGGATGCAGTGGGAGAAGTAACACTCCAGTCTGGTTTACGGGCTCGGCTAATGCGTGGGTGTATCGGATTTGGATCGGATGAGATACGTACAGCAAAGCTCCAAGAAGCATACCAATTTGCGAAAGATTGGAATGGTGAAGGAGAAGGACGAATCCGAACCATGATGTCACCACACTCTCCCTATACATGTGATCCAGCTTATATCACAGCATTTATCGAAAAGGCAGTGGAGTTGAATATTCCAGTTCATACACATATGTCTGAAACATTGGCTGAAGTAGAACAGAATGTACGGGATTATGGCGTTCGCCCAGTAGAGCATTTGCGGAAATTAGGCTTTTTTAACTTACCATCGCTTGTAGCTCATGCCGTTCATTTGACGGATGAAGAACTTGAGATGTTGGCTCAATTTGATGTCAAAGTTGCTCATAACCCTGAGAGTAACTTAAAGTTAGGAAGCGGCATTGCTCGAATTCCGGATATGCTCCAAAAAGGCATGCGTCCAGCTCTTGCTACAGATGGTGCTGCAAGTAATAATAACCTAGATATGTTAGAGGAAGTGCATGTTGCTGCGATGATTCATAAAGGAGCAAATCAAGATCCGCTAGCAGTACCTGCAGCAACCGCACTTGCTATGGGTACCAAATATGGAGCAGAGGCCCTATTTTGGTCTGAGCAAATCGGGACATTGGAAATTGGCAAACAAGCAGATTTCATTACGTTTGACTCGACTGTTACGCATTTTCAACCACTCCATGATGAAGTTTCCCATATCGTCTATTCTGCAAGTAAAAGTGATATACGCGATGTTTTTGTAGCAGGAAAACAGCTTATGCGTGATCGCGAAGTGCTAACGATCGATAAAGAAAAGGTGATCTATGAAGCACAGCTTGCTTGGAAAGAACTAGCGAAATAA